A window of Polaromonas hydrogenivorans contains these coding sequences:
- a CDS encoding DUF5676 family membrane protein, translating to MTPLRTGLALAITVGLFYALCALVWALAPGPFLGFMNNLFHGMDFSTMVQLRPFAWTGFLTALLVLSSWAFFAGVFFAWLSNRLMR from the coding sequence ATGACACCGCTTCGCACTGGCCTCGCGCTGGCCATCACCGTCGGGCTGTTCTATGCCCTGTGCGCGCTGGTCTGGGCCTTGGCGCCCGGTCCGTTTCTGGGCTTCATGAACAACCTGTTCCATGGCATGGACTTCAGCACCATGGTGCAGCTGCGCCCATTCGCGTGGACGGGGTTCCTGACGGCGCTCCTCGTTCTGAGCAGCTGGGCCTTTTTTGCCGGTGTGTTCTTTGCCTGGTTGTCCAACCGATTGATGCGTTGA
- a CDS encoding efflux RND transporter periplasmic adaptor subunit has protein sequence MNRKFLIAALLAAGVLGAAGYGLYTLGMKNGSSMAAVATPGDAPPSLTTAPTPGPQSVAEGEEASRRHIAAGLKAGDTDPITGSKILYYHDPMVPGSKFDKPAKSPFMDMMLVPVYANGDADQGKVTVSPRIQQNLGVRTAMVTEGTLSPQVSAVGSIAFNERDQAIIQARATGYVERLHVRATLDRVAKGQPLVDLYVPDWVAAQEEFLAIKRMQGRDLASLVDGARQRMRQAGMSDAQIRQVEATGKTQTRITLTAPIGGVVVELLAREGMTVMAGTTLFRINGLSTVWANAEVPESQSALLRPGATVQARSPAAPGMTFDGKVQAVLPEVNPATRTLKARLELANPGARLVPGMFVSMQFMDMRAEKALLVPTEAVIQTGKRTVVMLAEENGRFRPVEVESGIEAGGQTEIKRGLQAGQRVVVSSQFLIDSEASLKGVEARLNEVPKPAAATTAPRHEGEATVEAIGKDEITLSHGPIPSLKWGAMTMDFKQPPLKELPRNLQAGDRVSFEFYMGADGLPQLTRVTPLASAPGAAPAASGSKR, from the coding sequence ATGAACAGGAAATTTCTCATTGCCGCGCTGCTTGCTGCGGGCGTGCTGGGCGCCGCCGGTTACGGCCTGTACACGCTGGGCATGAAAAACGGCAGCAGCATGGCGGCAGTCGCCACGCCCGGTGACGCACCGCCAAGCCTAACCACAGCGCCAACGCCCGGCCCTCAGAGCGTCGCCGAAGGTGAAGAGGCGAGCCGCCGCCATATCGCCGCAGGCCTCAAGGCGGGGGACACCGATCCGATCACCGGCAGCAAAATTCTTTACTACCACGACCCCATGGTGCCAGGCAGCAAGTTCGACAAGCCGGCCAAGTCGCCTTTCATGGACATGATGCTGGTGCCGGTCTATGCGAATGGCGACGCCGATCAAGGTAAGGTCACCGTCAGCCCGCGCATTCAACAAAATCTGGGCGTGCGTACCGCGATGGTGACCGAGGGCACGCTGTCGCCGCAGGTTTCCGCTGTAGGCAGCATCGCGTTCAACGAGCGAGACCAAGCCATCATTCAGGCCCGGGCAACCGGTTATGTCGAGCGCCTGCATGTGCGGGCCACGCTGGACCGGGTAGCGAAGGGTCAGCCGCTGGTAGATCTTTATGTGCCGGACTGGGTGGCAGCCCAGGAAGAGTTTTTGGCCATCAAACGCATGCAGGGCCGTGACCTGGCGTCACTGGTGGACGGCGCCCGCCAGCGCATGCGCCAGGCGGGCATGAGCGACGCGCAGATTCGCCAGGTGGAAGCGACCGGAAAAACACAGACCCGCATCACGCTGACAGCGCCGATTGGTGGTGTGGTGGTGGAACTGCTGGCCCGCGAAGGAATGACGGTGATGGCCGGCACGACCCTGTTTCGCATCAACGGGCTGTCCACCGTCTGGGCTAACGCGGAGGTGCCCGAAAGCCAGTCCGCATTGCTGCGGCCAGGGGCGACAGTCCAGGCGCGCAGCCCGGCAGCGCCTGGCATGACCTTCGACGGCAAGGTCCAGGCTGTCTTGCCCGAGGTGAACCCCGCGACGCGCACGCTCAAGGCCCGGCTTGAGCTGGCCAACCCGGGCGCACGTCTGGTGCCTGGCATGTTCGTATCCATGCAGTTCATGGACATGCGCGCCGAAAAGGCCTTGCTGGTTCCCACCGAGGCCGTCATCCAGACCGGCAAGCGCACGGTCGTCATGCTGGCCGAGGAAAATGGACGCTTTCGGCCGGTTGAGGTGGAATCCGGGATTGAGGCCGGCGGACAGACTGAAATCAAGCGCGGTCTGCAGGCCGGCCAGCGCGTCGTGGTGTCTTCACAGTTCCTGATTGATTCCGAGGCCAGCCTCAAGGGGGTTGAAGCCCGGTTGAATGAAGTGCCCAAGCCGGCAGCTGCCACGACTGCACCGCGCCATGAAGGCGAGGCCACGGTCGAAGCCATCGGCAAAGACGAGATCACACTGTCGCATGGGCCAATCCCCTCACTGAAGTGGGGCGCCATGACCATGGATTTCAAGCAGCCACCTCTCAAGGAGCTTCCGCGTAACCTGCAAGCCGGCGACCGGGTGAGCTTTGAGTTTTATATGGGTGCGGACGGGCTGCCTCAACTAACACGGGTCACGCCTCTGGCCTCCGCACCAGGCGCCGCGCCTGCAGCGTCAGGGAGCAAGAGGTGA
- a CDS encoding TolC family protein: protein MSIPFPIYRAAVAALLVAMGFPSWATDPLTLVEAQRIAVGRSRQLLAQDALTTAAREQGVAAGQLPDPVLKLGIDNLPANGPDRLSLTRDFMTMRRIGVMQEIPRLEKRQLRAEKFERDAQRVQAQRQLTLANVQQGTALAWLDRYYAQAQRELLQQQIEETRLQVQAADSAFRTNRGSQADVFAARAAVIALQDRLSQIDRQSRSASLMLARWVGAADAERPLAGTPQWQSTPLHDDVLNEHLERHPELLVISAEIEAAETEARLAQADKKADISVEASYAQRGPAFSNMLSIGVSIPLQWDQKNRQNRELGAKLAMVDEARARYEDMLRKNEAEVRVLLNEWQTGKDRLVRYRDELIPTARQRSEATLTAYRIGKSDLAAGLSARRDEIEVRMQALSLEMETARSWAQLNFLIPDHGRATIAREQP from the coding sequence ATGTCAATTCCGTTTCCGATTTACCGGGCCGCCGTTGCCGCCCTGCTGGTTGCCATGGGGTTCCCGTCCTGGGCAACTGACCCGTTGACCCTGGTGGAGGCGCAGCGCATTGCGGTGGGCCGTTCCCGGCAACTGCTTGCCCAGGACGCGCTCACCACCGCCGCCCGCGAGCAGGGCGTGGCTGCCGGCCAGTTGCCCGACCCCGTGCTCAAGCTTGGCATTGACAACCTGCCGGCCAATGGCCCGGACCGTCTCAGCCTCACGCGTGACTTCATGACCATGCGCCGCATTGGCGTCATGCAGGAGATTCCGCGCCTTGAGAAACGCCAGCTCAGGGCGGAAAAGTTTGAACGCGACGCCCAGCGGGTGCAGGCGCAGCGGCAACTGACGCTGGCCAACGTGCAGCAGGGCACGGCGCTGGCCTGGCTGGATCGCTATTACGCGCAAGCCCAGCGTGAATTGTTGCAGCAGCAAATTGAGGAAACCCGACTGCAGGTTCAAGCCGCCGACAGCGCCTTTCGCACCAACCGGGGCAGCCAGGCTGACGTGTTCGCAGCCCGCGCCGCAGTCATCGCGCTGCAAGACCGGTTGAGCCAGATTGATCGCCAGTCGCGCAGCGCTTCCTTGATGCTGGCCCGGTGGGTGGGCGCGGCCGATGCTGAACGACCGCTTGCAGGAACACCACAATGGCAAAGCACGCCGTTGCACGATGACGTTCTGAACGAACACCTCGAGCGGCATCCCGAACTGTTGGTCATCAGCGCCGAAATTGAGGCGGCCGAAACCGAGGCCCGGCTTGCCCAGGCTGACAAGAAGGCCGACATCAGCGTGGAGGCGAGCTACGCCCAGCGCGGCCCAGCCTTCTCCAACATGCTTTCCATCGGCGTATCCATCCCCTTGCAGTGGGACCAGAAAAACCGCCAGAACCGTGAGTTGGGCGCCAAGCTGGCCATGGTTGACGAAGCCAGGGCCAGGTACGAGGACATGCTGCGCAAGAACGAAGCCGAGGTACGCGTCCTGCTCAACGAATGGCAGACGGGCAAGGATCGGCTGGTCCGGTACCGTGACGAGTTGATCCCCACCGCCCGACAGCGCTCCGAGGCGACGCTCACAGCCTATCGCATCGGCAAAAGCGACCTGGCTGCCGGGCTGTCAGCACGCCGCGACGAAATTGAAGTCCGCATGCAGGCCTTGAGCCTGGAGATGGAAACGGCGCGCTCCTGGGCACAACTCAATTTCCTGATTCCCGATCACGGCAGGGCAACCATCGCCAGGGAGCAGCCATGA
- a CDS encoding DUF2933 domain-containing protein, with the protein MNHDHDVQPGQTNAPPFWRSRYGLGLVVFGAVAAYFLLSEHRAHFLGALPYLLLLACPLMHVFMHHGHGGHGRHHGPGKTKSGPEQPAQPNQGDPS; encoded by the coding sequence ATGAACCACGACCACGATGTACAGCCAGGCCAGACTAACGCGCCGCCATTTTGGCGCTCCAGGTACGGCCTGGGTCTGGTGGTGTTCGGTGCCGTCGCCGCATACTTTTTGCTGAGCGAGCACCGCGCCCACTTCCTGGGTGCGCTGCCCTACCTGCTGCTTCTGGCATGCCCGCTGATGCATGTGTTCATGCATCACGGCCATGGGGGGCATGGCCGTCATCATGGCCCTGGCAAAACAAAATCAGGACCGGAGCAGCCAGCCCAACCGAATCAGGGAGATCCCTCATGA
- a CDS encoding efflux RND transporter permease subunit, translated as MIAGLIRWSIANRFLVLLASLMISAWGVYSVLRTPLDALPDLSDVQVIIRTSYPGQAPRIVENQVTYPLTTTMLSVPGARTVRGYSFFGDSFVYVLFEDGTDLYWARSRVLEYLNQVQSRLPAAAKASLGPDATGVGWIYQYALIDRSGTQDASQLRALQDWFLKYELKTVPNVAEVASIGGMVRQYQIVLDPDKLAAYAIPHTRVVEAIQKANQEAGGSVLELGEAEYMVRASGYLQSLDDFRAVPLMTTPNGVSVRLGDVARIQIGPEMRRGIGELDGEGEATGGVIIMRSGKNALETIAAVKAKLASLQSSLPKGVEIVPVYDRSGLIKRAVDNLAYKLLEEFLVVAVVCFIFLFHLRSAFVAIISLPIGILIAFIVMRYQGVNANIMSLGGIAIAIGAMVDAAVVMIENAHKHLEQWGHDHPDKTLQGEARWRVIGDAAAEVGPALFFSLLIITLSFVPVFTLEAQEGRMFSPLAFTKTYAMAAAAGLSVTLIPVLMGYLIRGRIPDERANPLNRLLIAVYRPMLEGVLRAPKLTLLASAIVLVISLWPLQHIGGEFMPRLDEGDLLYMPSALPGLSAGKAGELLQQTDRLIKTVPEVATVYGKAGRAETATDPAPMEMFETTIQFKPREQWRPGMTQDKLVEELDRIVKVPGLSNIWVPPIRNRIDMLATGIKSPVGVKVAGTDLATIDRLTGEIERALKDVSGVSSALAERLTGGRYVDVNIRRDAAASFGLNIADVQSVISSAVGGENIGETVEGLQRFPINLRYPRELRDSLEKLRSLPIVTERGQRLVLSDVADIRITDGPPMLRSENARLSGWVYVDIRGRDLRSAVQDMQKAVAEKVKLPPGYSISWSGQFEFLERATARLKVVVPFTLLIIFVLLYLTFKRFDEALLIMATLPFALVGGIWLLYLLGYNLSIAGAVGFIALAGVSAEFGVIMLLYLRSAWDDRLAQGKTSAADLLDAIREGAVLRVRPKAMTVAVILAGLFPIMWGTGTGSEVMQRIAAPMVGGMITAPLLSMFVIPAVYLLMRRPRET; from the coding sequence GTGATCGCCGGTCTGATCCGATGGTCCATCGCCAACCGCTTTCTGGTGCTGCTGGCCAGCTTGATGATCAGCGCCTGGGGCGTGTACTCGGTGCTCAGGACACCCCTGGATGCGCTGCCTGACCTGTCCGACGTGCAGGTCATCATCCGCACCAGCTACCCCGGCCAGGCACCTCGCATTGTCGAGAACCAGGTCACTTACCCGTTGACCACGACCATGCTCTCGGTGCCGGGCGCCAGGACGGTGCGCGGCTACTCGTTCTTTGGTGACTCGTTTGTCTACGTGCTGTTCGAGGACGGCACCGACCTGTACTGGGCACGCTCGCGGGTGCTGGAGTACCTTAACCAGGTGCAATCACGCCTGCCGGCGGCTGCAAAAGCCTCGCTGGGGCCGGACGCGACAGGCGTGGGCTGGATTTACCAATACGCCCTGATCGACCGCAGCGGCACGCAGGATGCTTCGCAGCTGCGCGCGCTGCAGGACTGGTTTCTCAAGTACGAGCTCAAAACCGTTCCCAACGTCGCCGAGGTCGCCTCCATAGGCGGCATGGTGCGCCAGTACCAGATCGTGCTCGATCCGGACAAGCTGGCCGCCTATGCCATCCCGCACACCCGGGTGGTCGAGGCCATCCAGAAGGCCAACCAGGAGGCCGGTGGCTCGGTGCTCGAATTGGGGGAGGCCGAGTACATGGTGCGGGCCTCGGGTTATCTGCAATCGCTCGACGATTTCCGCGCAGTGCCTTTGATGACGACCCCCAACGGCGTCTCGGTGCGCCTGGGCGACGTGGCGCGTATCCAGATCGGCCCGGAAATGCGCCGCGGCATTGGTGAACTGGACGGTGAGGGCGAAGCCACCGGCGGGGTGATCATCATGCGTTCGGGCAAGAATGCGCTCGAAACGATTGCAGCCGTGAAAGCCAAGCTCGCATCATTGCAGTCCAGCCTGCCCAAGGGCGTGGAAATCGTGCCGGTCTACGACCGCTCCGGGCTGATCAAGCGCGCCGTGGACAACCTCGCCTACAAGCTGCTGGAAGAATTCCTTGTCGTGGCGGTGGTGTGCTTTATCTTTTTGTTCCACTTGCGCTCGGCATTCGTGGCCATCATTTCGCTGCCGATCGGCATTCTGATCGCCTTCATTGTGATGCGCTACCAGGGGGTGAACGCGAACATCATGTCGCTCGGTGGCATTGCCATTGCCATTGGCGCCATGGTCGATGCCGCCGTGGTCATGATCGAAAACGCCCACAAACACCTGGAGCAGTGGGGCCACGACCATCCCGACAAAACGTTGCAGGGCGAGGCGCGCTGGCGGGTTATCGGCGACGCGGCGGCTGAAGTGGGGCCGGCGCTGTTCTTTTCGCTGCTCATCATCACCTTGTCGTTTGTCCCGGTGTTCACCCTTGAAGCCCAGGAAGGCCGGATGTTCTCGCCACTGGCCTTTACCAAGACCTATGCCATGGCGGCTGCGGCCGGACTGTCGGTCACCCTGATTCCGGTGCTGATGGGTTACCTCATCAGGGGCCGGATTCCCGATGAGCGGGCCAATCCCCTGAACCGCTTGCTGATCGCGGTCTACCGGCCCATGCTGGAGGGGGTTCTGCGCGCGCCAAAACTCACGCTGCTGGCCTCTGCCATCGTGCTGGTCATCAGCCTGTGGCCGCTGCAGCATATCGGCGGCGAGTTCATGCCCCGGCTTGACGAGGGCGATTTGCTTTACATGCCGTCTGCGTTGCCGGGCCTGTCGGCTGGCAAGGCGGGCGAGTTGCTGCAGCAGACCGACCGGCTGATCAAGACCGTGCCTGAAGTCGCCACTGTTTACGGCAAAGCCGGGCGCGCCGAGACCGCAACCGACCCCGCGCCGATGGAGATGTTCGAAACCACCATCCAGTTCAAGCCGCGCGAGCAGTGGCGCCCGGGCATGACCCAGGACAAGCTGGTGGAAGAGCTCGACCGCATCGTGAAAGTTCCGGGCTTGTCCAACATCTGGGTGCCGCCTATCCGCAATCGCATCGACATGCTGGCCACCGGCATCAAGAGCCCGGTGGGCGTCAAGGTGGCGGGCACCGATTTGGCGACCATCGACCGTCTCACCGGCGAGATCGAGCGGGCGCTGAAGGATGTTTCGGGCGTCAGCAGCGCGCTGGCCGAGCGCCTGACCGGCGGACGCTACGTGGACGTGAACATCCGGCGTGACGCAGCAGCCAGCTTTGGCCTGAACATCGCTGACGTGCAGTCGGTCATCAGCTCGGCGGTAGGCGGCGAGAACATTGGCGAAACCGTCGAGGGCCTGCAGCGCTTTCCCATCAACCTGCGCTACCCGCGTGAACTGCGCGATTCCCTGGAAAAGCTGCGCAGCCTGCCCATCGTGACCGAACGCGGTCAGCGCCTGGTGCTCTCGGACGTGGCCGACATCCGCATCACCGATGGCCCGCCCATGCTGCGCAGCGAAAACGCCCGTCTGTCGGGATGGGTCTATGTGGACATCCGGGGCCGCGATCTGCGCTCGGCCGTGCAGGACATGCAGAAAGCCGTGGCCGAAAAGGTCAAGCTGCCGCCCGGGTATTCCATCTCCTGGTCCGGCCAGTTCGAGTTCCTGGAACGCGCCACGGCCAGGCTCAAGGTGGTGGTGCCGTTTACGCTGCTCATCATCTTCGTGTTGCTGTATTTGACCTTCAAGCGCTTCGACGAAGCTTTGCTGATCATGGCCACGCTGCCGTTTGCGCTGGTGGGCGGCATCTGGCTGCTTTACCTGCTGGGCTACAACCTCTCCATTGCCGGGGCGGTTGGGTTCATTGCCCTGGCCGGTGTTTCGGCTGAATTCGGCGTGATCATGCTGCTGTACCTGAGGTCTGCCTGGGACGACAGGCTCGCGCAGGGGAAAACCAGCGCTGCCGACCTGCTCGATGCCATCCGTGAAGGCGCGGTGTTGCGCGTGCGTCCCAAGGCGATGACAGTGGCCGTGATCCTGGCCGGCCTCTTTCCCATCATGTGGGGAACCGGGACGGGCTCCGAGGTCATGCAGCGAATCGCCGCGCCCATGGTGGGCGGCATGATCACGGCGCCGCTGCTGTCGATGTTCGTGATTCCGGCGGTGTACCTCCTGATGCGCAGGCCGCGAGAAACTTAG
- a CDS encoding TAXI family TRAP transporter solute-binding subunit, with protein sequence MSKTIRYTLLSLRDLAVSAGPFIVLAVTLLTLAYWWLDPNPPKRVTLATGPAQSAYEEFGKRYAKILAQDGIEVVLLASQGSADNFQLLREGKADLGFVQGGTREARPEDEAMLESLGSLFVEPVWLFYRKDVLPKSTGASLDALTQLQGLRVNIGTAGSGIPSLMNKLLASNNIDASSLKLSELEQTPATVAFLEGRLDAIVFASAPESLMVQMLLQTPGVGLMDFPQSEAYSRRFAFLSPVVLPRGVVDLAGNIPAQDVRLVAPTTALIDRKETHPALLQLFVQAGKQIHGGAGWFRRARDYPNLANNELPIAAEAERSIHNDKPFLQRYLPFWVANLVERMWLVMGIILAIMLPLSRIVPPLYEFRVRSRIFRWYGQLREIENRVDSADDQHALLEELSSLERRAEKISVPLSYASELYALRNNIQLVRRKLQGRQKFSNAP encoded by the coding sequence ATGAGCAAAACCATCCGTTACACCCTGCTGTCGCTGCGCGATTTGGCGGTTTCCGCCGGCCCCTTCATTGTGCTGGCCGTCACCCTGCTGACGCTGGCCTACTGGTGGCTGGACCCGAACCCGCCCAAGCGCGTGACGCTGGCCACCGGCCCGGCGCAAAGCGCCTATGAGGAGTTCGGCAAGCGCTACGCAAAAATCCTGGCCCAGGATGGCATCGAGGTCGTGCTGCTTGCGTCGCAAGGCTCGGCCGACAATTTTCAGCTGCTGCGCGAAGGCAAGGCCGACCTGGGATTTGTCCAGGGCGGCACCCGTGAAGCCCGGCCCGAAGACGAAGCCATGCTGGAGTCGCTGGGCAGCCTGTTTGTCGAGCCGGTGTGGCTTTTTTACCGCAAGGACGTTCTGCCGAAATCCACCGGCGCTTCGCTCGATGCGCTGACCCAGCTGCAGGGCTTGCGCGTGAACATCGGCACCGCCGGAAGCGGCATTCCCAGCCTGATGAACAAGCTGCTGGCCAGCAACAACATCGATGCGTCCAGCCTCAAGCTCTCCGAGCTGGAGCAGACGCCCGCCACCGTTGCCTTTCTGGAAGGCCGGCTTGATGCCATCGTGTTTGCGTCCGCGCCCGAATCGCTGATGGTGCAGATGCTGCTGCAGACCCCGGGCGTCGGGCTGATGGATTTTCCGCAAAGCGAAGCGTATTCGCGGCGCTTTGCCTTTCTGAGCCCGGTCGTGCTGCCGCGCGGCGTGGTCGATCTGGCGGGCAACATTCCAGCGCAGGATGTGCGGCTGGTGGCACCGACCACGGCGCTGATCGACCGCAAGGAAACCCATCCGGCCCTGCTGCAGCTGTTTGTGCAGGCGGGCAAGCAGATTCATGGTGGCGCCGGCTGGTTCAGGCGCGCGCGCGACTATCCCAACCTGGCGAACAACGAATTGCCGATTGCCGCCGAGGCCGAGCGTAGCATCCACAACGACAAGCCTTTCCTGCAGCGCTACCTGCCCTTCTGGGTCGCCAACCTGGTTGAACGCATGTGGCTGGTGATGGGCATTATTTTGGCGATCATGCTGCCGCTGTCGCGCATCGTGCCGCCGCTGTACGAGTTTCGGGTGCGCTCGCGCATTTTCCGCTGGTACGGCCAGCTCAGGGAGATTGAAAACCGGGTTGACAGCGCCGACGACCAGCACGCGCTGCTTGAAGAGCTGAGCAGCCTGGAACGCCGTGCCGAAAAAATCAGCGTGCCGCTGTCTTACGCCAGCGAGCTGTATGCGCTGCGCAACAACATTCAGCTGGTGCGCAGGAAACTGCAGGGCCGGCAAAAATTTTCCAACGCACCGTAA